The genomic interval GCGGCAGGAATTGCTGAGCGGGACATCGAGGATCTGGGCGAGGATGTCGGCGGGGAGGGCGACCTCGGCCAGCGGGGTGGTGCGGGCGGTGCCGGTCGAGGGTCCGTCCCGGTCGGGAGCAGTCTCGAGGTCGACGTTCCCCATTTGGGGTGCCTCGTCGTCGCGCGCTTCCGGGCTGCGGTCGCCGCGCACACTCAGTCCCCCGGCATGGCCGCGGGCCAGCACCGACTCCGAACCGACGCGGACGCTGTCGGCGTGGACGAAGCGGTCGGCGGGCTCCGCCGGAACCTCGTGGTGAATCGTCTCGGCACGCAGTTCCATGCCTGCCGCTTCGAAAGCGGTATGCCAGGCGTCGATCCGGTCGGCCACGACTTGTCTTGCGTCGCAGTGGTTTTCGGGGTCGTGCACGGAGAGGTCGAAAGCCGTGGGAGTTTCCGCGACAGCGAGGGTGAGCAGTCCGTCGAGCAGCGCGGTCAACCGGTCGACCTCGGCGCTGGCGCGACGGAAGATCGGCGCGGCGGTGTCGGGGATGTCGAGTTCCAGCGAGTCCAATCGAATAGCCAGAGCCGCCAACGGATTACGCATAGCGTGCGCGGTATCGGCAACCAATTGCCGTTGCGCGTCGACGGAGTCGGCGACCGCCAGGGCCATGGCGTCGAAAGATTCGGCGACAGCCCGCATTTCGGGCGGACCGCCGTAGTGGCGGGCGATCGAGACCGGGGCGGCGGCCCCGGTGCGTGGCTTCGGCAGCGTCGCGGTCAGGGTGGCCACCGCGTCGGAGAGCGCCGCCAGCGGTCGCAGCACCCAACGGCTGAGCGTCAGCGCGAGCATGGTGAACACCGCCATGGCGACGACCCCGCCCGCGCCGATCACCGCCCACGCCTTGGCGATATCGCTGCGCGC from Nocardia goodfellowii carries:
- a CDS encoding sensor histidine kinase, encoding MRRRLLFALTVFAAIAVLAFAVPLSLTYATSRTQELVLGRNGDADRFATIADAAVADGDPRALIEEIVRYHELYGENVLVVDARGATTVNAGVDITDPVIAAAVAGARRNLRPRPVERLTPWGESTMLVARPVGTGVQVNGAVVIEASTDRARSDIAKAWAVIGAGGVVAMAVFTMLALTLSRWVLRPLAALSDAVATLTATLPKPRTGAAAPVSIARHYGGPPEMRAVAESFDAMALAVADSVDAQRQLVADTAHAMRNPLAALAIRLDSLELDIPDTAAPIFRRASAEVDRLTALLDGLLTLAVAETPTAFDLSVHDPENHCDARQVVADRIDAWHTAFEAAGMELRAETIHHEVPAEPADRFVHADSVRVGSESVLARGHAGGLSVRGDRSPEARDDEAPQMGNVDLETAPDRDGPSTGTARTTPLAEVALPADILAQILDVPLSNSCRYAGSGAQTTVTVATEPGWVIITVRDNGTGVPREEIDKLTTRFFRGSSASAGGSGLGLPIAAALAQSRGGTLTVEPARPSGLAIILRLPSVVPA